The following coding sequences are from one Pigmentibacter sp. JX0631 window:
- a CDS encoding citrate/2-methylcitrate synthase: MAEEQGFSKGLAGVVADATSVSQVQGEVGKLIYRGISIEELAEKSTYEECVYFSLYGKLPTQNQFNKFLTEMKANRVLPKTVEAVISAAPRSAHPMAVLQAAIAAIGFDEQPVNLKNEEHNIHSAIKIISQLATAVARISRERRGLQAIAPNPDLSHAENFLYMLNGNVPNKEEARMFDVALILHLDHDFNASTFAARVVASTEAKLSLSISAAIGALSGPLHGGANEKVLEMADAIGAPENAKAWVANALATKAKVMGFGHRVYRTMDPRAKVLRGMLEKLVASKKEKDTYETLRIVHDSMIEELSKTSKDYIWPNVDFWSGALYRLMGIESIDFTPIFAVSRVAGWSSHIVEMWRDNRIYRPAAKYVGPADDKYVDIKNRK; this comes from the coding sequence ATGGCAGAAGAACAAGGATTTTCAAAAGGTTTAGCAGGAGTTGTCGCTGATGCTACCTCAGTAAGCCAAGTTCAAGGTGAAGTAGGTAAATTAATCTATCGTGGTATTTCTATAGAAGAGCTTGCTGAAAAATCAACTTATGAAGAGTGTGTCTATTTTTCTTTATATGGTAAATTACCAACGCAAAATCAATTCAATAAATTCTTAACGGAAATGAAAGCGAATAGAGTTTTACCAAAAACTGTTGAAGCTGTTATTTCTGCTGCTCCAAGATCTGCACACCCAATGGCAGTTTTGCAAGCAGCAATTGCAGCTATTGGTTTTGATGAGCAACCTGTTAATTTAAAAAATGAAGAACACAATATTCATAGTGCAATCAAAATTATTAGCCAACTTGCTACAGCAGTTGCAAGAATTTCTCGTGAGAGACGTGGTTTGCAAGCAATTGCTCCAAATCCTGATCTTTCACACGCAGAAAACTTTCTTTATATGCTAAATGGTAACGTACCAAATAAAGAAGAAGCACGTATGTTTGATGTTGCTTTAATTCTGCATCTTGACCATGATTTTAATGCATCTACTTTTGCTGCACGAGTTGTTGCTTCAACTGAAGCAAAACTTTCACTTTCTATTTCTGCTGCAATTGGAGCGCTTTCAGGTCCTTTGCACGGTGGAGCGAATGAAAAAGTTCTTGAAATGGCTGATGCCATTGGAGCGCCAGAAAATGCAAAAGCTTGGGTAGCAAATGCATTAGCTACTAAAGCTAAAGTAATGGGTTTTGGTCACCGCGTTTATAGAACAATGGATCCAAGAGCTAAAGTTCTACGTGGGATGTTAGAAAAATTGGTTGCTTCTAAAAAAGAAAAAGATACTTATGAGACTTTAAGAATTGTGCATGATTCTATGATTGAAGAATTAAGCAAAACTTCAAAAGATTATATCTGGCCAAATGTGGATTTCTGGTCTGGTGCATTGTATCGCTTAATGGGAATTGAATCTATTGATTTTACTCCAATTTTCGCTGTATCCAGAGTAGCAGGTTGGTCATCACATATCGTAGAAATGTGGAGAGACAACCGTATTTATCGTCCAGCAGCTAAATATGTTGGTCCAGCAGATGATAAATATGTAGATATAAAAAATAGAAAATAA
- a CDS encoding ATP-binding cassette domain-containing protein has protein sequence MATNSFKKKSTPVISFENYSLSVGFISPIRELTFTIFEGESVAIIGPAGSGKSMVLSVIAQFIWEMDNNLLLNSFKQTGGIRILGIPLSGKKPNQEILKKISSQIALVSEKSAWLPVSIAENFALSQNLAGIQDILPFHQLIDTLPISQHNKALIDSLAELLPSQVELPFLQQLAIIRALLRKPKIFLLDDAFLRMDPVMLKQTENLILNMSDKTTLVWATNDLYQASRVTDWTLFMRHGTIIEYTQTAQFFTNPSTQEAENFIAGRDDV, from the coding sequence ATGGCTACAAATTCATTTAAAAAGAAATCAACACCTGTCATTTCATTTGAGAATTATTCGCTTTCTGTTGGGTTTATTTCTCCTATTAGGGAACTTACATTTACTATATTTGAAGGAGAATCCGTTGCGATTATTGGACCTGCAGGTTCAGGAAAAAGTATGGTTCTATCTGTTATTGCCCAGTTCATCTGGGAAATGGACAATAATTTATTGCTAAATTCTTTTAAACAAACAGGAGGAATTCGTATTTTAGGAATTCCTTTGTCAGGAAAAAAACCCAATCAAGAAATTCTCAAAAAAATATCTTCCCAAATTGCTTTGGTATCTGAAAAAAGTGCTTGGCTTCCTGTTTCGATAGCAGAAAATTTTGCGCTTTCCCAAAATTTAGCAGGTATCCAAGATATTTTGCCCTTTCATCAATTAATAGATACTTTACCCATCTCTCAACATAATAAAGCATTAATTGATTCCCTTGCAGAGTTGTTACCTAGTCAAGTTGAACTTCCTTTTTTGCAGCAATTAGCCATTATAAGAGCTTTGTTACGCAAACCTAAAATATTTCTTCTTGACGATGCATTTCTGCGCATGGATCCAGTAATGTTAAAGCAAACTGAAAATTTAATTTTAAATATGAGTGATAAAACAACATTGGTATGGGCAACTAATGACTTATATCAAGCGAGTAGAGTTACTGATTGGACACTCTTCATGCGTCACGGAACAATTATAGAATACACACAAACAGCGCAATTTTTTACAAATCCTAGTACCCAAGAAGCAGAAAATTTTATTGCAGGTAGGGATGATGTGTAG